One bacterium genomic window carries:
- a CDS encoding TetR/AcrR family transcriptional regulator: MRILEAARSVFAERGFDAAPVDEVARRARVSKGTVYNHFSSKESLLVEAVLQAMSEGRLQVGRLAAADRKSNSALVDHLRRLFVEIFPTISGQAQSLSYQIWALVARDEAVRKRIFSEFHNAYRASEEQFTHTLEEGQAAGTFRSDLDANEVTLVLLAVFDGLVYRAMFDPERVNAELVLDTILNLLETGLCQSGSTLSRGAGGHS, encoded by the coding sequence ATGCGCATCCTCGAGGCGGCTCGCAGCGTATTTGCGGAGCGGGGCTTCGACGCGGCGCCCGTCGACGAGGTGGCCCGCCGCGCCCGGGTCAGCAAGGGAACGGTCTACAACCACTTCAGCTCCAAGGAATCGCTACTGGTGGAAGCGGTCCTGCAGGCGATGTCCGAGGGCCGGTTGCAGGTGGGTCGGCTTGCAGCCGCGGACCGCAAGAGCAACTCCGCACTGGTCGACCACCTGCGCAGGCTGTTCGTGGAAATCTTCCCGACGATCAGCGGCCAGGCCCAGTCACTTTCGTATCAGATCTGGGCGCTGGTGGCGCGCGACGAGGCCGTTCGCAAGCGAATCTTCAGTGAATTCCACAATGCCTATCGCGCGAGTGAGGAGCAGTTCACTCACACCCTGGAAGAGGGACAGGCAGCCGGAACATTTCGATCGGATCTCGATGCGAACGAAGTCACACTCGTTCTTCTGGCGGTCTTCGACGGCCTGGTGTACCGCGCCATGTTCGATCCCGAACGCGTAAACGCCGAACTCGTTCTCGACACGATCTTGAATCTGCTCGAAACCGGTCTGTGCCAGTCCGGTTCCACTCTGTCGCGCGGCGCTGGAGGCCACTCGTGA
- a CDS encoding efflux RND transporter periplasmic adaptor subunit, with the protein MSSRIGANVIVFSIAAVLAVAAVVLFMTSDSAVAARERAEARKASQQVGAGQAETVRRPTVSIRPILIDNAATHSIARLSGVLAAKRSVSLSAEVEAAVVEILASEHSAVEKGAVLLQLDTTLRRAAVGRAEAGVLRARAAHRLAKTDLERQRGLADRQVASASELDRALNQERASFASLTEARAALTEAREHMIKSSITAPFAGTVNWLDLEPGSYVRVGDRVAEILDLSEIKFEVGVSDQQVVALHTGDLVQVQVGVFPGETFDGRIASIGKAPDDISQRYPVEILLANEQERLLPGMLADAVIQIGAERPSIRIPRRATVREFELDYVFLLVEKDGRHSVQRRRISLRPVPFRPQFVEVVAGLSTGDRIAGSSVERLREGLTVSIEETP; encoded by the coding sequence GTGAGTTCGCGAATTGGCGCCAATGTCATCGTCTTCAGCATCGCAGCTGTGCTCGCAGTTGCGGCCGTCGTACTTTTCATGACCTCGGACTCGGCTGTCGCCGCGCGTGAACGCGCGGAAGCGCGGAAGGCGTCGCAACAGGTCGGGGCGGGACAGGCGGAGACCGTACGCAGACCGACGGTATCCATTCGTCCGATCCTGATCGACAACGCGGCTACACATTCGATCGCACGACTGTCCGGCGTCCTCGCAGCGAAACGCTCCGTCAGCCTGTCGGCGGAAGTCGAAGCCGCCGTGGTCGAGATCCTGGCAAGCGAGCACAGCGCCGTGGAAAAGGGCGCGGTTCTGCTGCAACTCGATACGACCCTGCGACGCGCTGCGGTCGGCCGAGCCGAAGCGGGCGTACTGAGAGCGCGAGCCGCACATCGACTCGCAAAAACCGATCTGGAACGCCAGAGAGGTCTGGCAGATCGACAGGTCGCGAGTGCTTCCGAACTGGACCGGGCGCTGAATCAGGAGCGAGCCAGCTTTGCGAGTCTGACCGAAGCCCGGGCGGCCCTGACCGAAGCCCGAGAACACATGATCAAGAGCAGCATCACGGCGCCGTTTGCGGGCACCGTGAACTGGCTCGATCTCGAACCCGGCAGTTACGTGCGCGTCGGTGACCGGGTGGCCGAGATCCTGGACCTGAGCGAAATCAAATTCGAGGTAGGTGTGAGCGATCAACAGGTCGTGGCGCTTCACACAGGCGATCTGGTGCAGGTGCAGGTCGGCGTCTTTCCAGGAGAGACTTTCGACGGCCGAATCGCGAGCATCGGCAAGGCACCGGACGATATTTCACAGCGCTATCCCGTCGAGATCCTCCTGGCCAATGAACAGGAGCGACTCCTACCCGGAATGCTCGCCGACGCCGTAATTCAGATCGGTGCTGAACGGCCGAGCATTCGCATTCCGCGCCGGGCTACCGTGCGCGAGTTCGAACTCGACTACGTTTTTCTACTGGTGGAGAAGGACGGTCGGCATAGCGTCCAGAGGCGCCGAATATCGCTGCGCCCCGTGCCCTTCCGTCCCCAGTTCGTCGAAGTCGTCGCCGGACTCTCGACCGGGGATCGCATCGCCGGTTCATCCGTTGAACGACTTCGAGAAGGGCTCACGGTATCCATCGAGGAAACGCCTTGA
- a CDS encoding efflux RND transporter permease subunit: MSVVRFSVRQVVLVNLLFFVCIFAGVLAYLRTPIDFYPDISFNMAIITTTWAGASAREVEQLVTTEVEKEVESIDGIKEISSESSAGVSAVMIEWDETLSDSDYQAALNDVRAALDRVSDLPDDTEEPFLRELSYSEISPAVLIAVTDTDDVGEKALLEAADRVRRRMEKIEGVRKVIVRGEHEREVRVHVDRESAARHGLVVADIADAINSTNLNLPAGTFNSGDRGETTLRATGNFSSLEELAGTVVSRNRDGSLVRLSELATIEDDLEKRRFRGRFNGQPALILNIAKKNDSDLIEMAGRVDEWLATATEFLPEGIDVVKTLDTSRYVKSRMGVLASNLVTGIAFVMAILWFTVGFRNAALTVIAIPFSFLFAMILFPLMGMTINAITLVGMLLVSGMLVDDAIIVLENIYRRIETGQDLRDAVVEGTEEVMWPVIAAVATTAAAFAPLLLISGTSGEFFSIMPKTVIICLAASLFECLIILPAHYLDFGSRRLPGQMPEAPSGAGRLVQTSIRMVRTFSRLHLHVDRGIGHLRAWYVRALDVVLNHRAAFTTLILCSWLFSCGAASQLEVNLFPTEFDNFFVSLKTPRAFSLEQTDEIVSSIEKNVLDGELGSVAQNYTTYVGSGISGADMQHSAANLAMSYVTMTDTLENRLRPEHALQTIAKKLQEYRKAHPEGIVDLRVPIPRSGPPVGRPVSARIQSDDYERNKSISLEMQAYLHTLPGVFNIEDNFEIGPEEVRLVLDTERAHRHGLTFRDLALALRGANEGVIASSFREKDSDANRDIRVLLSREDRRGATDILQTQVRTPAGYLVRLGDVAELEVRRSPLSLSHHDGERAITVYADVDHEQATSESTNTALSVEFADISLRYPEVSVTFAGEFEATEKAFADMLAALPIALLLVYMILAAVFRSYVQPFVVITAVPFAFMGIVVGLHIFGYSVGMMLLYAFIGLAGVMVNDSLVMVDFINRARSEGMPLLEAVKNSGAARVRPILLTTLTTVLALMPMAFGLAGSSKSYGPFAVGISFGLMVGMLGTLFCVPLFYTLLIHGLDRVGGFFGRKNFGGAQDGPLEGQVAGASFDSLG; this comes from the coding sequence TTGAGCGTCGTCCGCTTCTCCGTCCGGCAGGTCGTACTGGTCAATCTGCTGTTCTTTGTCTGCATCTTCGCCGGTGTACTGGCCTATCTGCGCACACCGATCGACTTCTATCCCGACATATCGTTCAACATGGCGATCATCACGACTACCTGGGCGGGAGCCTCTGCCCGAGAGGTCGAGCAGTTGGTGACCACGGAGGTCGAGAAGGAGGTCGAAAGCATCGACGGCATCAAGGAGATCAGCAGCGAGTCGAGCGCGGGCGTTTCTGCGGTGATGATCGAATGGGATGAGACGCTCAGCGATAGCGACTATCAGGCCGCACTCAACGACGTACGCGCCGCCCTGGACCGCGTGAGCGACCTTCCAGACGATACCGAGGAACCCTTCCTCCGCGAACTGTCCTACAGTGAGATCTCCCCCGCCGTATTGATCGCCGTGACCGACACCGACGACGTCGGAGAAAAGGCGCTACTGGAAGCCGCGGATCGGGTGCGCCGGCGAATGGAAAAGATCGAAGGCGTTCGCAAGGTGATCGTCCGCGGCGAGCACGAACGCGAGGTGCGCGTGCACGTCGACCGCGAGTCCGCCGCACGTCACGGACTCGTCGTCGCCGATATCGCCGATGCAATCAACAGCACCAATCTGAACCTGCCCGCCGGGACCTTCAACAGCGGCGATCGTGGTGAAACGACTCTGCGGGCTACGGGGAACTTCTCCAGCCTCGAAGAGTTGGCAGGCACGGTGGTGAGCAGAAACCGGGACGGCTCGCTTGTACGACTATCGGAACTGGCAACCATCGAAGACGACCTCGAGAAGCGGCGCTTCCGCGGCCGCTTCAATGGCCAGCCGGCACTGATCCTGAACATCGCGAAGAAGAACGACTCGGACCTGATCGAAATGGCCGGCCGGGTCGATGAATGGCTCGCTACGGCCACTGAGTTCCTGCCAGAGGGCATCGACGTGGTCAAAACCCTGGACACCTCGCGCTATGTGAAATCGCGCATGGGAGTGCTGGCGAGCAATCTGGTGACGGGTATCGCGTTTGTCATGGCCATCCTCTGGTTCACCGTTGGCTTCCGAAATGCGGCCCTGACGGTCATCGCGATCCCGTTCAGTTTCCTGTTTGCGATGATCCTCTTTCCGTTGATGGGCATGACCATCAACGCGATTACATTGGTCGGCATGCTTCTGGTCTCCGGCATGCTCGTCGACGATGCAATCATCGTTCTGGAGAACATCTATCGCCGGATCGAAACGGGTCAGGACCTGCGCGATGCTGTCGTGGAAGGAACGGAAGAGGTCATGTGGCCGGTGATCGCCGCAGTCGCGACGACGGCCGCAGCTTTCGCTCCGCTTCTGCTGATCTCCGGTACGTCGGGCGAGTTCTTCTCGATCATGCCCAAGACTGTGATCATCTGCCTGGCCGCATCTCTGTTCGAGTGCCTGATCATCCTTCCCGCTCACTACCTGGACTTCGGAAGTCGGCGGCTACCGGGACAGATGCCCGAGGCACCGAGCGGCGCCGGACGCCTTGTCCAGACAAGCATCAGGATGGTTCGCACGTTCAGCCGCTTGCATCTACATGTCGATCGGGGGATCGGGCATCTGCGTGCCTGGTATGTGCGCGCACTCGATGTCGTACTGAACCATCGTGCAGCCTTCACGACACTGATCCTGTGTTCCTGGCTGTTCTCCTGTGGCGCGGCTTCACAACTCGAGGTCAACCTCTTCCCGACCGAGTTCGACAACTTCTTCGTGAGTCTGAAGACACCTCGAGCTTTCAGCCTGGAGCAGACCGACGAGATCGTCAGCAGCATCGAGAAAAATGTACTCGACGGCGAACTCGGCAGCGTGGCCCAGAACTACACGACCTATGTGGGCAGCGGCATTTCGGGAGCTGATATGCAGCACTCAGCTGCAAACCTCGCGATGTCCTATGTCACGATGACGGATACACTCGAGAACCGACTGCGACCCGAACACGCCCTGCAGACGATCGCGAAGAAACTCCAGGAGTACCGGAAGGCCCATCCGGAGGGGATCGTCGATCTGCGGGTTCCCATCCCGAGATCCGGTCCGCCCGTCGGCCGTCCCGTTTCGGCCCGCATCCAGAGTGACGACTACGAGCGCAACAAGTCCATCTCCCTGGAAATGCAGGCCTATCTGCACACGCTTCCGGGTGTGTTCAATATCGAAGACAACTTCGAGATCGGCCCCGAGGAGGTTCGTCTCGTACTCGATACCGAACGCGCACATCGACATGGGCTGACGTTTCGCGATCTGGCGCTGGCCTTGCGAGGCGCAAACGAGGGCGTGATCGCTTCCAGCTTCCGCGAAAAGGATTCGGACGCGAACCGGGACATCCGCGTTCTACTGTCCAGGGAAGATCGCCGCGGAGCAACGGATATCCTGCAGACTCAGGTGCGCACTCCTGCGGGTTACCTGGTGCGTCTTGGAGACGTCGCCGAACTCGAGGTCCGTCGCAGCCCGCTTTCACTCTCGCATCACGACGGCGAACGCGCGATCACCGTCTACGCGGACGTCGACCACGAGCAGGCGACGTCGGAATCGACAAACACGGCGCTTTCCGTCGAGTTTGCCGACATCAGCTTGCGCTACCCCGAAGTCAGCGTGACCTTCGCTGGCGAGTTCGAGGCTACGGAAAAGGCGTTCGCGGACATGCTGGCCGCTTTGCCAATCGCGTTACTGCTGGTCTATATGATCCTGGCCGCCGTCTTCCGCAGCTACGTGCAGCCGTTCGTCGTGATCACAGCAGTCCCCTTCGCCTTCATGGGAATCGTTGTAGGACTGCACATATTCGGGTATTCGGTGGGAATGATGCTCTTGTACGCGTTTATCGGACTGGCCGGTGTCATGGTCAACGATTCCCTGGTGATGGTCGACTTCATCAATCGAGCCCGCTCCGAGGGAATGCCTCTACTCGAAGCCGTGAAAAACTCGGGAGCCGCCAGGGTGCGCCCTATTCTCCTGACGACCCTCACGACCGTGCTGGCCCTCATGCCGATGGCCTTCGGACTGGCGGGCTCTTCGAAGAGTTACGGCCCATTCGCCGTTGGAATCAGCTTCGGCCTCATGGTCGGCATGCTGGGAACGCTTTTCTGCGTTCCACTGTTCTACACGCTTTTGATCCACGGGCTCGATCGCGTGGGCGGATTCTTCGGGCGCAAGAACTTCGGCGGCGCGCAGGACGGGCCTCTGGAAGGCCAGGTCGCAGGCGCGAGCTTCGATTCGCTCGGCTGA
- a CDS encoding glutamine--tRNA ligase/YqeY domain fusion protein: MAEIENAPPLHFVRAIVKEDGETGKFDGRVVTRFPPEPNGYLHIGHAKAISLNFGIANENDGVYHLRFDDTNPSREEEEFVESIKRDIRWLGFDWGQHLFFASDYFEQLYEYAEQLIRAGKAYVCDLDGDQIREYRGTLTEPGRNSPFRERSVEENLELFRRMRAGEFEEGSHTLRGKIDMASPNIKLRDPVFYRIQKVTHHRTGDRWPIYPMYDFAHGLSDSIEGITHSLCTLEFEDHRPLYDWILDELAIYHPQQIEFARLRLTHVMMSKRKLRALVEEGIVSGWDDPRMPTLSAMRRRGYTPEAILDLCDRVGVAKREATNEFSLLEHCLREDLNRRAPRVMAILRPLRVVIENYPEDQVEELDAINNPEDPSAGKRKVPFSRVIYVEREDFREDPPRKFFRLSPGREVRLRYAYFITCKEVIKDESGEVIELRCTYDPETRGGDSPDGRKVKGTLHWVAEATALNAEVRLYDHLFSAENPDDGDFHDNLNPNSLEVLSGSRVEPALADAASGITYQFERQGYFCIDSADSTPEHLVFNRAVTLRDTWSKVQKKG; the protein is encoded by the coding sequence ATGGCTGAGATCGAGAATGCGCCGCCCCTGCACTTTGTTCGCGCCATCGTCAAAGAAGATGGCGAGACGGGGAAGTTCGACGGTCGGGTCGTCACGCGCTTTCCTCCCGAGCCCAACGGCTACCTGCATATCGGTCACGCGAAGGCGATTTCGCTGAACTTCGGGATCGCGAACGAGAACGATGGCGTGTACCACCTGCGCTTCGACGATACGAATCCGTCCCGGGAAGAAGAAGAGTTCGTCGAGTCGATCAAACGCGACATCCGTTGGCTGGGTTTCGATTGGGGCCAGCACCTGTTTTTCGCATCGGACTACTTCGAGCAGTTGTACGAGTACGCCGAACAGTTGATTCGCGCGGGAAAGGCGTATGTCTGTGACCTGGATGGCGATCAGATCCGGGAATACCGGGGTACGTTGACCGAGCCGGGTCGCAACAGCCCTTTTCGTGAGCGCAGCGTGGAAGAGAACCTGGAACTGTTCCGGCGCATGCGCGCCGGTGAGTTCGAGGAAGGATCGCATACGCTGAGGGGCAAGATCGATATGGCTTCCCCGAATATCAAGCTGCGCGATCCTGTCTTCTATCGCATCCAGAAGGTGACCCATCACCGCACTGGAGACCGCTGGCCGATTTATCCCATGTACGATTTTGCGCACGGGCTCTCCGATTCGATCGAGGGCATTACCCACTCGCTCTGCACGCTGGAGTTCGAGGACCATCGGCCGCTCTACGATTGGATTCTCGACGAACTCGCCATCTATCACCCCCAGCAGATCGAGTTTGCGCGACTGCGCCTGACCCACGTCATGATGAGCAAGCGCAAGCTGCGCGCGTTGGTGGAAGAGGGCATCGTTTCGGGTTGGGATGATCCGCGCATGCCGACGCTTTCGGCGATGCGTCGGCGCGGCTACACCCCTGAGGCTATTCTGGATCTCTGTGATCGCGTCGGCGTGGCAAAGCGCGAGGCGACCAATGAGTTCTCGCTACTCGAACACTGTCTCCGCGAGGACCTGAACCGCCGTGCCCCGCGTGTGATGGCGATACTGCGCCCGCTGCGCGTCGTGATCGAGAATTATCCCGAAGACCAGGTCGAAGAACTCGACGCGATCAACAATCCGGAGGACCCGAGTGCGGGCAAGCGCAAGGTTCCGTTTTCCCGCGTCATCTACGTCGAGCGCGAGGACTTTCGCGAGGATCCACCGCGCAAGTTCTTCCGTTTGTCACCGGGCCGAGAGGTGCGCCTGCGCTACGCCTATTTCATCACCTGCAAGGAAGTGATCAAGGACGAAAGCGGAGAGGTGATCGAGTTGCGCTGCACCTACGATCCCGAAACGCGCGGCGGCGATTCGCCCGATGGTCGCAAGGTCAAGGGAACCCTGCACTGGGTGGCCGAGGCGACGGCGCTCAACGCGGAGGTCCGGCTCTACGACCACCTCTTCAGCGCCGAGAATCCCGATGACGGTGATTTTCACGACAATCTCAACCCGAACTCGCTGGAAGTGTTGAGCGGTTCTCGCGTCGAACCAGCCCTCGCGGACGCGGCATCGGGCATCACCTATCAATTCGAGCGACAGGGATATTTCTGTATCGACAGTGCTGACTCGACGCCGGAACACCTGGTGTTCAATCGCGCCGTGACGCTGCGGGATACCTGGTCCAAAGTCCAGAAGAAGGGCTGA
- a CDS encoding DUF4038 domain-containing protein, producing the protein MRLLIAALAVICVACGEAESPRSAQGSFEGIPGRLDSSDPNVPLFGVFELALGAQNPGTQPYVDGPEVSARFEGASGPAKSSYFEVQGFWDGDNVWRIRFSPILEGDWIWATSSQDMGLAGVSGRIHALAPDEAALSGNLLRRGFLERDGYGWELSDGSSFLPVGEVQWGFAEEFSLEEVKNWIDALHEFGLNGFLGSVWRARSDRGGLQPFDNADPKTERVELAYFERLDAIVRYANQRGVIPGLAIGGFPGDSDWYAKFGTQERHDRWFRYVVSRYAAFNVRWILFGDVDAVNPPWDSTWQESVAYYARLAKDVDPWDHPLGSHHSKIDSSSASNPDIDYVQVQTSSSGGDPLENRRWGKPIWSTDRPDGGLEDPNALRQALRATHRHFVAGLAFPTLGSRMNVPVANPQFPPARAVQQGVELRDFLLEYDLGLRRLAEFKRFYEELDRRHFEPAAERCSRGICGRFGESLALMLEGGGSVSVDLRDMPGQFRVRALEISTGQLRTLPRIRGGEVRTIDTGSDRDTALVLSHQG; encoded by the coding sequence ATGCGGCTGCTGATTGCCGCCCTGGCGGTGATCTGCGTGGCGTGCGGCGAAGCTGAGTCGCCGCGATCCGCTCAAGGTTCTTTCGAAGGCATACCGGGGCGGCTCGATAGCTCGGATCCAAACGTCCCTCTCTTCGGAGTGTTCGAGCTGGCGCTGGGTGCGCAAAACCCGGGAACTCAGCCGTATGTGGACGGTCCCGAGGTCAGCGCACGTTTCGAAGGTGCATCGGGGCCGGCCAAGAGCAGCTACTTTGAAGTGCAAGGTTTCTGGGACGGGGACAACGTCTGGCGGATCCGCTTTTCGCCCATTCTTGAAGGCGACTGGATCTGGGCGACGAGCAGCCAGGACATGGGCCTCGCTGGCGTTTCCGGCCGAATCCACGCGCTCGCTCCGGATGAGGCTGCGCTGTCGGGAAACCTCTTGCGGCGCGGTTTTCTGGAGCGTGACGGCTACGGGTGGGAGCTTTCCGATGGCAGTTCGTTCCTGCCGGTCGGTGAAGTGCAGTGGGGATTTGCGGAGGAGTTTTCTCTCGAAGAGGTGAAGAACTGGATCGACGCGCTCCACGAGTTCGGACTGAATGGATTCCTGGGATCGGTGTGGCGGGCCCGGTCGGACCGGGGAGGTCTGCAGCCATTCGACAATGCCGACCCGAAGACTGAACGGGTTGAACTGGCCTACTTCGAGCGTCTAGATGCGATCGTTCGCTACGCGAATCAGCGAGGTGTGATTCCGGGACTCGCGATCGGAGGCTTTCCCGGCGACTCGGACTGGTATGCGAAGTTCGGTACGCAAGAACGCCACGACCGCTGGTTTCGCTACGTCGTGTCGCGCTATGCGGCTTTCAATGTGCGCTGGATCTTGTTTGGCGATGTCGATGCGGTGAATCCCCCTTGGGATTCTACCTGGCAGGAGAGTGTCGCCTACTACGCGCGTCTGGCGAAGGATGTCGATCCCTGGGATCATCCACTCGGAAGTCATCACAGCAAGATCGATTCGAGCAGCGCAAGCAATCCCGATATCGACTATGTCCAGGTTCAGACTTCGAGCAGCGGCGGAGACCCACTCGAGAACCGACGTTGGGGAAAGCCGATCTGGTCGACGGATCGGCCGGACGGAGGGCTCGAAGATCCGAACGCGCTCCGGCAGGCACTGAGAGCCACTCATCGGCACTTCGTGGCTGGGCTCGCCTTTCCGACACTCGGCAGTCGCATGAACGTGCCTGTCGCGAACCCGCAGTTTCCGCCGGCCCGCGCGGTCCAGCAGGGAGTCGAGCTTCGGGATTTCCTATTGGAATACGATCTCGGCTTGCGCCGACTGGCCGAGTTCAAGCGTTTCTACGAGGAACTGGATCGTCGACATTTTGAGCCCGCGGCCGAGCGTTGTAGTCGCGGAATCTGCGGTCGTTTTGGTGAGAGCCTGGCACTGATGCTCGAGGGGGGCGGGAGTGTTTCGGTCGATCTGCGCGACATGCCTGGCCAATTCCGCGTCCGCGCGCTCGAGATCTCGACTGGGCAGCTACGCACACTACCGCGCATCCGGGGGGGCGAGGTGCGCACGATCGACACGGGATCAGACCGGGACACGGCCCTTGTCCTGAGCCACCAGGGGTAG
- a CDS encoding DUF3604 domain-containing protein has protein sequence MHVRILIGLALILAFVFSGVYAIGLGWMGDHEGPGTIEGVALPTGAVRARAVTQNLATSSIEIEKPKQILFGDLHVHSTFSSDAFIGSLPISNGEGAHPPADACDFARFCSALDFWSINDHAESLTPQHWRETVETMRRCDQISGDPNNPDVVPFLGWEWSQSGTLPQNHYGHKNVVLRNLDEARIPARPIAAGRIEGRNSNGPEPLQRALLALASGGHKRMFDLARYFQELGERVNCPAGVPVRDLPANCSEWAETPRDLFAKLNDWGHDSIVIPHGTTWGLYTPPGSTWQNQLVAAQHDPSRQKLIEIYSGHGNAEEYRDFHAVEFDAEGKPHCPAQRAGHLTTCQRAGQIVEKRCQVAGIDQFECDRRAAEARQLAAEASAQAHLTVGGTSVEDWLDAGQCKDCTLPAMNHRPGGSAQFISAVGNFDQPEKPKHFRLGFLASSDTHTARPGTGYKEFGRTSMSESRNEVPSMFSAPATPAEPQARAFERATSKLRGLQMLEMERQSSFFMTGGLVAAHASGRDRDAIWKALERKEVYATSGPRILLWFDFLTASGTALPMGTAVRSNDVPVFRARAIGSLEQQSGCPDYVATGLSPHRLERLCRSECYHPSDRRRQIARIEVVRIRPQNSPDEDLSELIEDPWRIYGCKPDPSGCSVTFQDTEFRAGKRTALYYVRAIEAPSNAVNGGGLRCTYDEQGRCTSLDRCGSAATVGDNCLSLTEERAWSSPIWVDWGA, from the coding sequence ATGCACGTGCGTATTCTGATCGGACTGGCGCTGATCCTCGCATTCGTCTTTTCGGGGGTCTACGCAATCGGCCTGGGCTGGATGGGCGATCACGAAGGGCCCGGCACCATCGAAGGCGTGGCGCTACCCACGGGCGCAGTCCGCGCCAGGGCCGTCACCCAGAACCTGGCGACGAGTTCGATCGAGATCGAGAAGCCCAAGCAGATTCTCTTCGGCGATCTTCACGTCCACAGCACATTCTCGAGCGACGCTTTCATCGGGAGCTTGCCGATCAGCAACGGGGAAGGTGCGCACCCTCCCGCAGACGCTTGCGACTTCGCGCGATTCTGCTCGGCCCTCGATTTCTGGTCGATCAACGACCACGCCGAGAGCCTTACGCCGCAGCACTGGCGTGAAACTGTCGAGACGATGCGGCGATGCGACCAGATCTCGGGAGATCCCAACAATCCCGACGTCGTGCCTTTTCTGGGCTGGGAGTGGTCTCAGTCGGGAACGCTTCCTCAGAACCACTACGGTCACAAGAACGTGGTGCTGCGAAATCTGGACGAAGCGCGCATTCCCGCGCGTCCGATCGCAGCCGGCCGTATCGAGGGTCGCAATTCAAATGGGCCCGAACCGTTGCAACGCGCGCTACTCGCGCTGGCTTCAGGCGGACACAAACGCATGTTCGATCTCGCCCGGTATTTCCAGGAACTCGGCGAGAGGGTGAACTGCCCGGCGGGTGTACCTGTGCGAGATCTGCCCGCAAACTGCTCGGAATGGGCGGAAACTCCCCGGGATCTGTTTGCCAAGCTGAACGACTGGGGCCACGACTCCATCGTGATTCCCCACGGAACCACATGGGGTCTCTACACTCCGCCGGGTTCGACGTGGCAGAACCAGCTGGTCGCCGCGCAGCACGATCCCTCTCGACAGAAGCTGATCGAAATCTATTCCGGACACGGCAACGCGGAGGAATACCGCGACTTCCACGCGGTCGAGTTCGACGCCGAAGGCAAACCGCATTGCCCGGCTCAACGCGCCGGTCACCTGACGACCTGTCAGCGAGCCGGACAGATCGTGGAGAAACGCTGCCAGGTCGCAGGTATCGACCAGTTCGAATGCGATCGCCGCGCTGCGGAAGCACGCCAACTCGCCGCCGAGGCCTCCGCCCAGGCTCACCTGACGGTCGGCGGAACATCCGTCGAGGACTGGCTCGACGCCGGCCAGTGCAAGGATTGCACCCTGCCCGCCATGAACCACCGTCCCGGCGGCTCCGCGCAGTTCATCTCGGCCGTCGGAAATTTCGATCAGCCCGAAAAGCCGAAACATTTCCGCCTGGGTTTCCTGGCATCGAGTGACACCCACACGGCGCGACCGGGCACCGGCTACAAGGAATTCGGCCGCACGTCGATGAGCGAATCGCGCAACGAAGTGCCGTCCATGTTCAGTGCACCGGCGACTCCCGCGGAACCCCAGGCGCGAGCCTTTGAGCGAGCGACCAGCAAGCTGCGCGGCCTGCAGATGCTCGAGATGGAGCGCCAGTCGTCCTTCTTCATGACCGGAGGACTGGTTGCCGCACACGCGAGCGGGCGCGATCGGGACGCCATCTGGAAAGCACTCGAACGCAAGGAGGTCTATGCAACCAGCGGTCCCCGCATCCTGCTGTGGTTCGACTTCCTGACCGCTTCGGGAACGGCATTACCCATGGGCACAGCGGTGCGCAGCAACGATGTGCCCGTGTTCCGCGCACGCGCGATCGGATCGCTGGAACAGCAGTCGGGCTGCCCGGACTACGTGGCGACCGGCCTGTCCCCTCACCGATTGGAGCGTCTATGTCGCAGTGAGTGCTACCACCCGTCGGATCGGCGCAGACAGATCGCACGCATCGAAGTCGTGCGGATTCGCCCGCAGAACTCCCCCGACGAGGACCTCTCCGAATTGATTGAAGATCCGTGGCGCATCTACGGCTGCAAGCCCGATCCCTCCGGTTGTTCCGTCACGTTCCAGGACACGGAGTTCAGGGCTGGGAAACGAACCGCCCTTTACTACGTGCGCGCGATCGAAGCGCCGAGCAACGCGGTCAATGGCGGTGGATTGCGCTGCACGTATGATGAACAGGGCCGCTGCACGAGCCTGGATCGCTGCGGTTCCGCAGCGACGGTCGGCGACAACTGTCTCTCGCTCACAGAGGAGCGGGCGTGGTCGTCACCGATCTGGGTGGACTGGGGCGCCTGA
- a CDS encoding helix-turn-helix transcriptional regulator: MDMATYGINRDAGQTRHNRVRELRMKELMTQEQLAYKAQLALRTIHSVEKGQICRMATKRKIVVALGRSFDERHEVFPDY, from the coding sequence ATGGACATGGCAACCTACGGAATCAACCGGGACGCTGGCCAGACCCGACACAATCGCGTTCGAGAGCTGCGAATGAAGGAACTGATGACCCAGGAGCAGCTCGCGTACAAAGCGCAACTCGCCTTGCGAACGATTCACTCGGTCGAAAAAGGACAGATCTGTCGCATGGCGACCAAGCGCAAGATCGTAGTGGCTCTCGGTCGCAGTTTCGACGAGCGACATGAAGTCTTCCCGGATTATTAG